The following are encoded together in the Humulus lupulus chromosome 5, drHumLupu1.1, whole genome shotgun sequence genome:
- the LOC133779607 gene encoding uncharacterized protein LOC133779607: MWNPFSGFQELVHANWNRTVDGTMMYRVVQKLKSLKATLRLINKQGFYDIQATDLEAFHTLTGCQDMLSKDPLNANLIQMEIAARQKYSELHRSYCSFLQQKAKIKWSQEGDANTAFFHASIRERSSQNIIYSITTESGDWVDKPDQVSAAFLEFYQNLLGSRMALRTKVIKRVVHQVGPEISDAILSFLHSGKILKELNTTIMTLIPKSNCPKYMSDYQPIACCNVLYKVATKLICSRLRSILPMLIAQIKEDLLKGDFRSIDYLLQGLQLFSNSSSLFPNQSKSVVYCCGMNESEIQTILDASGYNTTHLPIKYLGIPICIKRISAKDCQILLDKMLARLKCWSSRNISFAGHVILINSALLSIHAYWNQIMIIPVKILKEIFAMCRAFLWSGQAYSTAIGKYVWAIAEKKDNLWVKWVHHVYIKQEDWWNYTAPASSSWYWRKIDEVKRKFKRLILMLQFQKEEYQIRIGYSFIHPALDKVQWTKEFDMLPTDFTLAELEK, translated from the exons ATGTGGAACCCATTTTCTGGTTTTCAGGAGTTGGTTCATGCCAATTGGAATAGAACTGTTGATGGCACGATGATGTACAGAGTAGTTCAGAAACTTAAGAGCCTTAAGGCCACATTGCGACTAATTAATAAGCAAGGTTTTTATGATATTCAAGCTACTGATTTGGAGGCCTTTCATACTCTCACAGGTTGTCAAGATATGTTGAGCAAGGACCCCCTCAACGCAAATTTAATTCAGATGGAAATTGCAGCTCGTCAAAAATATTCTGAGTTACATAGGTCTTATTGTTCTTTTTTACAGCAAAAAGCTAAGATCAAATGGAGCCAAGAGGGGGATGCTAACACTGCTTTCTTTCATGCAAGCATAAGGGAGAGGAGTAGTCAGaatataatttattctattactACTGAGTCAGGGGATTGGGTCGATAAACCTGATCAAGTTTCAGCAGCCTTCTTAGAATTCTACCAGAATTTATTAGGCAGTAGGATGGCTTTGAGGACTAAAGTGATTAAAAGAGTGGTTCATCAAG TTGGACCTGAAATCAGTGATGCTATCCTTTCCTTTTTGCATTCTGGGAAAATTCTAAAGGAATTGAACACTACCATTATGACTCTAATTCCGAAAAGTAATTGTCCAAAATATATGAGTGATTATCAGCCAATTGCTTGCTGCAATGTTCTGTATAAGGTGGCTACTAAACTGATTTGCTCAAGATTGAGGTCTATTTTGCCTATGCTTATTGCTCAAATCAAGGAGGATTTGTTAAAGGGAG ATTTCAGATCCATTGATTATTTGTTACAAGGCCTTCAGTTATTCTCTAACTCTTCAAGCCTCTTTCCAAATCAGTCCAAATCAGTCGTTTACTGTTGTGGCATGAATGAGTCTGAAATTCAAACGATTCTTGACGCCTCGGGTTATAACACAACTCATCTCCCAATCAAATATCTTGGAATTCCAATTTGTATTAAGAGGATTTCTGCTAAAGATTGTCAAATCCTTCTTGATAAAATGCTTGCTCGGCTAAAATGTTGGAGTTCTAGAAACATTTCTTTTGCTGGCCATGTAATCTTGATCAACTCAGCGTTGCTTTCAATACATGCTTACTGGAATCAGATCATGATCATTCCTGTTAAGATTTTGAAAGAGATTTTTGCTATGTGTAGGGCTTTTCTTTGGAGTGGTCAAGCTTATTCGACTG CTATTGGAAAGTATGTTTGGGCTATTGCTGAGAAGAAAGATAACCTTTGGGTTAAATGGGTTCATCATGTCTATATCAAACAAGAAGATTGGTGGAATTACACTGCCCCTGCTTCTAgcagttggtattggaggaaaatTGATGAAGTTAAAAGGAAATTTAAGAGGTTGATATTAATGCTGCAATTTCAAAAAGAAGAGTATCAGATCAGAATTGGTTATTCCTTTATTCATCCTGCTCTTGACAAAGTCCAATGGACTAAAGAG TTTGACATGTTACCAACAGATTTTACATTGGCTGAATTGGAGAAGTGA